A genomic segment from Cyprinus carpio isolate SPL01 chromosome A4, ASM1834038v1, whole genome shotgun sequence encodes:
- the LOC109052692 gene encoding LOW QUALITY PROTEIN: CWF19-like protein 1 (The sequence of the model RefSeq protein was modified relative to this genomic sequence to represent the inferred CDS: inserted 1 base in 1 codon; deleted 2 bases in 2 codons), which produces MEDKPLRVLACGDVEGRINALFNRLLLCVGEFFGTSPEAEAEWEAYKSGAKKAPIHTYILGAASQETVKYLPNSDGCELAENITCLGRRGXFTGASGLQIAYVSGREAQQEPAPSHCFTSKDIIGLAAPLLSNSKFRGVDILLTSQWPRGVWQYGNSPETDTRFCGVSSIADLADKLKPRYHFAGLEAVHYERLPYRNHVVLQENAQHVSRFIALATVNNPAKKKYLYAFNIVPMKNMDPAELVKQPQDVTENPYRKPTKDGRKEKPPPSMTAAEEEPVSQFFFDLGQKKPQHQQRHHDRKRQTDGDRPNYPKQPRRPPQPTGPCWFCLASPEVEKHLVISIGTHCYMALAKGGLTPDHVLLLPIGHYQSVVDLASEVVEEMEKYKSAVKKFCKSRAQRCIMFERNYRSQHLQLQVVPVSMEKCSTEDIKEAFMTQAEEQQMELMEIPAHTDLKQVPSI; this is translated from the exons ATGGAAGACAAGCCTTTACGAGT ACTCGCATGTGGTGACGTTGAAGGAAGAATAAATGCTTTGTTCAACCGG TTGTTGCTGTGTGTTGGTGAATTTTTTGGAACTTCTCCTGAGGCGGAGGCAGAATGGGAGGCATACAAATCTGGTGCAAAAAAGG CACCCATTCACACATATATTCTCGGCGCAGCCAGCCAAGAGACTGTGAAGTATCTCCCAAACTCTGATGGCTGCGAGTTGGCAGAAAACATCACATGTTTGG GGCGAAGAG GTTTCACTGGGGCATCGGGGCTTCAGATTGCCTATGTCAGTGGCAGAGAGGCTCAGCAGGAACCTGCTCCCTCACACTGCTTCACCTCTAAAGATATCATTGGCCTGGCGGCCCCACTGCTGTCTAACTCCAAATTTCGAGGAGTGGACATTCTCCTGACCTCCCAGTGGCCTCGAGGCGTATGGCAGTATGGAAACAGTCCC GAAACTGATACAAGGTTTTGTGGGGTTTCGTCCATCGCAGATCTCGCTGACAAACTGAAGCCCCGCTACCATTTTGCGGGACTGGAAGCGGTCCATTACGAGAGGCTGCCTTACAG GAATCATGTAGTCCTTCAAGAGAATGCTCAGCATGTCAGTAGATTCATCGCCCTGGCAACAGTCAACAATCCTGCCAAGAagaag TATTTGTATGCATTCAACATTGTCCCGATGAAAAACATGGACCCCGCAGAGTTAGTCAAGCAGCCTCAGGATGTCACAGAAAATCCCTACAGGAAACCTACGAAAGATGGGAGGAAAGAAAAACCGCCACCCTCTATGACAGCCGCGGAG gaGGAACCAGTATCCCAGTTCTTTTTTGATCTGGGCCAAAAGAAGCCACAGCACCAGCAACGTCACCATGACAGGAAGAGACAAACAGATGGAGACAGACCGAATTACCCCAAACAGCCCCGAAGACCCC CACAGCCCACCGGACCCTGTTGGTTCTGCCTTGCAAGTCCAGAAGTCGAGAAGCACTTGGTCATAAGCATTGGAACACAT TGTTACATGGCTCTCGCTAAGGGTGGTCTCACCCCCGACCATGTTCTCCTGCTGCCCATCGGGCATTACCAGTCAGTGGTGGATTTGGCATCGGAGGTGGTTGAAGAGATGGAGAAATACAAGAGT GCCGTCAAGAAGTTCTGTAAAAGCAGAGCGCAGCGGTGC ATCATGTTTGAGAGGAACTACCGTAGCCAGCACCTTCAACTACAG GTAGTGCCGGTGTCCATGGAGAAGTGCAGTACAGAAGACATCAAGGAGGCGTTCATGACGCAAGCTGAAGAGCAGCAGATGGAACTGATGGAGATTCCAGCTCATACAGACCTCAAACAGGTACCTTCCATCTGA